Below is a genomic region from Phycisphaerae bacterium.
ACGCTGGGCAACGATCCCGACATGGTGGAGCTGATCCAGGAGTTCGTCAACGCCCTGCCTGAGCGGGTCAAGTCGATCGAGGCGGCGATGAACGCGAACGATCTTGAGACTCTCCGGCGTCTCGCCCACCAACTCAAAGGCGCCAGCGGCGGCTACGGATTCGAGCTACTCGGCCAAGCCGCAGCGTCGCTGGAACAGTCCGCCAAAGCGGCCAGTTCGGTGAACCAGGTCACCGGGCAGGTTCAGGAATTCGTCTCACTCTGCCAGCGAGCCAAAGTCGCTCCAGCCTGAGCCAAGACCGCCTTTTTGCCTACGAGCCTGCGACGAGTCCGGGCAGCGATCATGCGGGTATCGGCAAACCCAGGAGGGCCATGACCTGCTTCAGGTCGCTCCACGCCTTGCCCTTCTCCGATGGATCCCTCAGGAGATAGGCAGGGTGAAAGGTAGGCATGAGCGGCGTAGGCTTGCCAGCCATGGGCATTCCCGAGATGTGGTAGTCGTGGAACTGGCCGCGTAGCCGCCCGATGCTTTCCGTGGTTCGGAGGAGGGTCTGGCTGGCGGGTTTGCCGAGGGCCACGATCACCTCCGGTTGGATGATCTGGAGTTGTCGGTCCAGGAAAGGCCAGCAGGCGGCTATTTCGTCGAGCGCCGGTGTTCGGTTCTCGGGCGGCCGGCACTTCAGCGTATTGCAGATGAAAACGTCGTCGCGGCTCAGTCCCATCGCTTCGATCATCCTGCTGAGCAGCTGGCCGGCCTTGCCCACGAAGGCCAGACCCTGGAGGTCCTCGTCACGTCCCGGAGCCTCGCCGACGAACACCAGCCGGGCGGCTGGATGACCCTGGCCGAAGACGGTCTTGGTCCGGGTGCGGCACAGATGGCATTTGGTGCAGGGCTTCACTTCCTGCTCATCCAGTTGGCGAAGGGCCTCCCGCCGTTGGGCGATCTCATTCTCGGAGAGGGCAGCCTGCCGTCGGAGTTCCGGAGGTACGCCCTGGGGGCAGGCCGCCGAGGGGCGCTGAACCGCTCCATGGGTGGTTAATGACGATATGCCGTCGGCGGGGTGTTGCGGTTGAGGCGGAGTCGCTGGCGGGCTTCTCCGAGATGGCGCCGGCACCGACAACGGCACGGCGCGGACGCCGAGGAGGAGGTCGGTTTCCAGGTGGCGGACCAGCGAGCCGCGGAGCATGTCATCGGAAACGTCCTTCACGCCGTGGGTTTAACCGACCGGGGGTGGGACGTCAACCTGTTGCCGGCGCTGCCATTGAAGAGGACGATTGGTATAATACAGGGCTTGTCCGTTGGTTGGCCCGGAGATCGGGGAGCATGTGTGCCGAGGAGGTTGTGATTCGCGATGGCGATTGACCCAAGCAAGAATCTAGCGGCAGGTACCAAGGTGCGGGTGGTTGCGCCGATGGAGGTACCCGAATGGTCGGAGTGGGATGACGACAAGGGACGTTGCTCCACGCCGGTAAAGAAACGGCTGCAGTCCATGTTCTTCAAAGGGGAACAGAAGGTTGCCGCGGAGATTGTCTACATCGCTCGTGAGACCGAACGCGACGAGCTTCGCCGCCTCGGGCGTGTCA
It encodes:
- a CDS encoding Hpt domain-containing protein, producing MSSSDQPEIFSTLGNDPDMVELIQEFVNALPERVKSIEAAMNANDLETLRRLAHQLKGASGGYGFELLGQAAASLEQSAKAASSVNQVTGQVQEFVSLCQRAKVAPA
- a CDS encoding uracil-DNA glycosylase, giving the protein MLRGSLVRHLETDLLLGVRAVPLSVPAPSRRSPPATPPQPQHPADGISSLTTHGAVQRPSAACPQGVPPELRRQAALSENEIAQRREALRQLDEQEVKPCTKCHLCRTRTKTVFGQGHPAARLVFVGEAPGRDEDLQGLAFVGKAGQLLSRMIEAMGLSRDDVFICNTLKCRPPENRTPALDEIAACWPFLDRQLQIIQPEVIVALGKPASQTLLRTTESIGRLRGQFHDYHISGMPMAGKPTPLMPTFHPAYLLRDPSEKGKAWSDLKQVMALLGLPIPA